A part of Solea solea chromosome 8, fSolSol10.1, whole genome shotgun sequence genomic DNA contains:
- the tsc1a gene encoding TSC complex subunit 1a isoform X1: MMSKEQVIISELLPSLDSSELQEVEQVRATVNQQLSTDKGGAVLSSLVDYYLDSTSPQAVLLLSTVREPHHKPLLEKLNESLNRPGTRLAGLTLLGHLIRKQPPWVHHISRSALLPSLLRCLKTDSDVVVLITAVLVLITLLPMIPQTGKQHIYDYFDVFGRLASWSYRNPGHVPVVHLVHLHAGVYSLFHRLYGMFPCNFISYLRLHYSMKENLDTFQEVIKPMLEHVRVHPELVTGTQDHELDPSRWKCYEVHDIVIECSRVSLDPLESSCEEDIYTSLRDPPSSSSGSSPSPRPPPLSFPLPVLDLTCSPHNNESISSAESLVCPSLFGRPTLPQLTFDTCAQVDDVTWSPSSHCGMSTPPPEPAATASTHPLSRTASLSGVKCPSLASVPSTPSSEENPDRCLAPDGNNQVKLQPLTELERSSIQPVIEREGKGRSDVINNGSEDFRSEESPLPPPSASSQHLLVTSTPNCDTSPSGSLFPPPSSNSLCFTPPNPSSTSTHPFEEGGPDLFPSFHLDLNSAPSYEPLFDLALPQAASLFIRKKTQEMLEKAPGQQEKEGGVEGEDREQDQTSVSPLEVLDQLIVHGHDAHECLSRRLSAVNKSVDRHFGGKQQSMKTKGLASGEELQCLKSQLLLIHSQLQFERFKRQQHAIRNRRLLRRVISATALEEHNVAMRAQLCVQDEEIRSLKLSLKEEQRRYTQLQLDAHAQTNQLHKHVQQLLLQQQDAQRDNQRLQSELQECQTRLKVLEAELQRANNKANNAEHQLTQLSLKLSSSEQLQQQIFLLNQQLVLLRETNRTLTNQIEGGPGDHWTEASMLQCSVGKEYQHLKDSDVQQRQKLEAATHRIAELENQLAKKDQLILDQKKLFEDMKAQGRAELSACDSRCVALRRVTQSLQTEMLHLYSQVHLAMATDGQPWDIDGRPNGSGVVLPVAQSSLRPRPSSGSVGIINGALEALSTSPLHLPSCSSSPLSLSPIESPLAVGSYLEQRARELFKPTNHSPDEEEEEPHEREEEEEEEEEKEEEEDNEEEAKPEIPPFGQEMEETIIPPRSPQLVPPSKAAATIHPPSKPPAPSSCPALSADLTLAVRQRRHELSIMDYDETLPEY, from the exons aTGATGTCCAAGGAACAGGTGATTATCAGTGAGCTCCTGCCCTCATTGGACAGTTCAGAGCTGCAGGAGGTGGAGCAAGTGAGAGCGACAGTCAATCAGCAGCTGAGCACAG ACAAAGGAGGGGCTGTCCTCTCATCTCTGGTGGACTATTACCTTGACTCCACATCCCCTCAGGCAGTGCTGCTCCTGTCCACCGTCAGAGAGCCTCATCATAAG CCCTTGTTAGAGAAGCTGAATGAGTCTCTGAACAGACCTGGGACCAGATTGGCTGGTCTCACACTGCTGGGTCACCTGATTAGGAAACAGCCTCCATGGGTTCATCACATCAGCCGCTCAGCCCTGCTGCCGTCCCTGCTGCGCTGCCTAAAA ACTGACAGCGATGTGGTCGTCCTTATCACCGCAGTCCTGGTCCTTATCACTCTGTTACCCATGATCCCTCAGACTGGGAAGCAACACATCTATGATTACTTTGACGTGTTTGGACGCCTGGCATCCTGGAGCTACAGAAACCCTG GTCATGTACCTGTGGTCCACCTGGTCCATCTTCATGCTGGTGTGTATTCTCTGTTCCACCGTCTGTATGGGATGTTTCCCTGTAACTTCATTTCCTACCTGAGACTCCACTACAGCATGAAGGAGAACCTAGACACCTTCCAGGAGGTCATCAAG CCCATGTTGGAACATGTCAGGGTTCACCCTGAGTTGGTCACAGGGACTCAGGACCATGAACTGGACCCATCCAG GTGGAAGTGTTACGAAGTGCACGACATTGTGATAGAGTGCTCCAGAGTGTCTCTGGACCCTCTGGAGTCTTCCTGTGAGGAGGACATTTACACCTCCCTGAGAGACCCaccgtcctcctcctcaggcTCCTCACCCTCACCCAGACCTCCTCCACTGTCCTTCCCCCTCCCTGTCCTGGACCTTACTTGCAGTCCTCACAACAACGAGAGCATCAGCAGTGCAG AAAGTTTAGTCTGtccttcactgtttggacgtccAACTCTGCCtcagctgacctttgacaccTGCGCACAG gttgatgatgtcacatggAGCCCCTCGTCTCATTGTGGTATGTCCACACCCCCACCTGAACCTGCTGCTACAGCCTCCACCCACCCTCTGAGCAGAACTGCATCCCTCTCAG GTGTGAAATGTCCCTCACTGGCCTCTGTCCCTTCAACACCATCTAGTGAAGAGAACCCAGATAGATGTCTGGCTCCAGACGGCAACAATCAG GTGAAGCTGCAGCCACTCACAGAGCTGGAGAGGTCATCCATCCAGCCAGTCATAGAGAGGGAGGGGAAAGGTCGGAGTGATGTCATCAACAATGGCAGTGAAG ATTTCAGATCAGAGGAATCACCCCTGCCTCccccctctgcctcctctcagCATTTGCTTGTCACGTCTACTCCCAACTGTGATACGTCACCCTCAGGCTCACTGTTCCCTCCTCCTTCGTCCAACTCACTGTGTTTTACCCCACCTAACCCCTCTAGCACCTCCACTCACCCATTTGAGGAAGGAGGCCCTGACCTCTTTCCCTCCTTCCATTTGGATCTGAACTCCGCTCCCTCCTATGAGCCCCTGTTTGATCTCGCTCTGCCTCAAGCTGCCTCACTCTTCATCCGGAAAAAGACACAG GAGATGTTGGAAAAAGCTCCAGGGcagcaggagaaggagggaggagtcGAGGGGGAGGACAGGGAGCAGGATCAAACCTCTGTCTCCCCTCTAGAGGTTTTGGACCAGTTAATTGTCCATGGACATGATGCCCATGAATGCCTTAGCAGGAG gttgTCAGCAGTGAATAAGTCAGTGGATCGTCATTTTGGAGGTAAACAGCAGAGCATGAAAACCAAAG GCCTGGCCTCGGGGGAGGAGCTTCAGTGTCTGAAGAGTCAGCTGTTGCTGATCCATAGTCAGCTTCAGTTTGAACGTTTCAAACGGCAGCAGCATGCCATCAGAAACCGCCGCCTGCTACGCAGAGTCATCAGTGCCACTGCGTTGGAGGAGCACAATGTCGCGATG AGAGCTCAGCTTTGTGTTCAGGATGAGGAGATTCGGTCTCTGAAGTTGAGTCTGAAGGAAGAGCAAAGACGTTACACACAACTGCAGCTGGACGCACATGCACAAACTAACCAGCTGCACAAGCACGTccaacaactgctgctgcagcaacagGACGCGCAGAGAGACAACCAGAGattgcag AGTGAGCTTCAAGAGTGTCAGACCAGGCTGAAAGTTCTAGAGGCGGAGCTTCAGAGGGCCAATAACAAGGCTAACAATGCTGAACACCAGCTGACTCAGCTATCACTCAAG CTGAGCAgcagtgagcagctgcagcagcagatctTCCTGTTGAACCAGCAGCTTGTACTGCTCAGAGAAACCAACCGAACTCTGACTAATCAGATAGAGGGAGGACCGGGCGACCACTGGACT GAGGCATCCATGCTGCAGTGCAGTGTGGGTAAAGAGTACCAGCATCTTAAAGACAGTGAtgtccagcagagacagaagcTAGAGGCAGCCACTCACAGGATAGCAGAGCTGGAGAACCAGCTGGCCAAGAAAGACCAGCTGATTCTGGATCAGAAGAAACTCTTTGAGGACATGAAGGCCCAGGGCAG agcGGAGCTCTCGGCCTGTGACAGTCGCTGTGTCGCCCTGCGGAGAGTCACCCAGAGCCTGCAGACTGAGATGCTTCACCTGTACAGTCAGGTACACCTCGCCATGGCTACAGACGGCCAACCTTGGGACATCGATGGCAG GCCAAATGGCAGCGGTGTGGTCTTACCTGTTGCTCAGAGCAGCCTCAGGCCCCGCCCATCCTCTGGTTCTGTTGGTATAATAAATGGAGCTCTAGAGGCTCTCTCCACCTCCCCCCTTCACCtcccctcctgctcctcctcccctctctccttgtctcctaTTGAATCCCCTCTGGCTGTTGGCTCTTATCTGGAGCAGCGAGCACGGGAACTGTTCAAACCGACCAATCACAGCccagatgaggaagaggaggagccacatgagagggaggaggaggaggaggaggaagaggagaaggaagaagaggaggacaacGAGGAGGAAGCCAAGCCAGAGATCCCTCCTTTTGGTCAAGAGATGGAGGAGACCATTATCCCTCCAAGGAGTCCTCAGCTGGTGCCCCCAAGCAAGGCTGCAGCTACCATCCATCCTCCCTCTAAACCTCCAGCCCCAAGTTCATGTCCTGCCCTCTCTGCAGACCTGACCCTAGCTGTTCGACAGAGGAGACACGAGCTGAGCATCATGGACTATGATGAGACACTGCCAGAGTACTGA
- the tsc1a gene encoding TSC complex subunit 1a isoform X2 yields MMSKEQVIISELLPSLDSSELQEVEQVRATVNQQLSTDKGGAVLSSLVDYYLDSTSPQAVLLLSTVREPHHKPLLEKLNESLNRPGTRLAGLTLLGHLIRKQPPWVHHISRSALLPSLLRCLKTDSDVVVLITAVLVLITLLPMIPQTGKQHIYDYFDVFGRLASWSYRNPGHVPVVHLVHLHAGVYSLFHRLYGMFPCNFISYLRLHYSMKENLDTFQEVIKPMLEHVRVHPELVTGTQDHELDPSRWKCYEVHDIVIECSRVSLDPLESSCEEDIYTSLRDPPSSSSGSSPSPRPPPLSFPLPVLDLTCSPHNNESISSAESLVCPSLFGRPTLPQLTFDTCAQVDDVTWSPSSHCGMSTPPPEPAATASTHPLSRTASLSGVKCPSLASVPSTPSSEENPDRCLAPDGNNQVKLQPLTELERSSIQPVIEREGKGRSDVINNGSEDFRSEESPLPPPSASSQHLLVTSTPNCDTSPSGSLFPPPSSNSLCFTPPNPSSTSTHPFEEGGPDLFPSFHLDLNSAPSYEPLFDLALPQAASLFIRKKTQEMLEKAPGQQEKEGGVEGEDREQDQTSVSPLEVLDQLIVHGHDAHECLSRRLSAVNKSVDRHFGGLASGEELQCLKSQLLLIHSQLQFERFKRQQHAIRNRRLLRRVISATALEEHNVAMRAQLCVQDEEIRSLKLSLKEEQRRYTQLQLDAHAQTNQLHKHVQQLLLQQQDAQRDNQRLQSELQECQTRLKVLEAELQRANNKANNAEHQLTQLSLKLSSSEQLQQQIFLLNQQLVLLRETNRTLTNQIEGGPGDHWTEASMLQCSVGKEYQHLKDSDVQQRQKLEAATHRIAELENQLAKKDQLILDQKKLFEDMKAQGRAELSACDSRCVALRRVTQSLQTEMLHLYSQVHLAMATDGQPWDIDGRPNGSGVVLPVAQSSLRPRPSSGSVGIINGALEALSTSPLHLPSCSSSPLSLSPIESPLAVGSYLEQRARELFKPTNHSPDEEEEEPHEREEEEEEEEEKEEEEDNEEEAKPEIPPFGQEMEETIIPPRSPQLVPPSKAAATIHPPSKPPAPSSCPALSADLTLAVRQRRHELSIMDYDETLPEY; encoded by the exons aTGATGTCCAAGGAACAGGTGATTATCAGTGAGCTCCTGCCCTCATTGGACAGTTCAGAGCTGCAGGAGGTGGAGCAAGTGAGAGCGACAGTCAATCAGCAGCTGAGCACAG ACAAAGGAGGGGCTGTCCTCTCATCTCTGGTGGACTATTACCTTGACTCCACATCCCCTCAGGCAGTGCTGCTCCTGTCCACCGTCAGAGAGCCTCATCATAAG CCCTTGTTAGAGAAGCTGAATGAGTCTCTGAACAGACCTGGGACCAGATTGGCTGGTCTCACACTGCTGGGTCACCTGATTAGGAAACAGCCTCCATGGGTTCATCACATCAGCCGCTCAGCCCTGCTGCCGTCCCTGCTGCGCTGCCTAAAA ACTGACAGCGATGTGGTCGTCCTTATCACCGCAGTCCTGGTCCTTATCACTCTGTTACCCATGATCCCTCAGACTGGGAAGCAACACATCTATGATTACTTTGACGTGTTTGGACGCCTGGCATCCTGGAGCTACAGAAACCCTG GTCATGTACCTGTGGTCCACCTGGTCCATCTTCATGCTGGTGTGTATTCTCTGTTCCACCGTCTGTATGGGATGTTTCCCTGTAACTTCATTTCCTACCTGAGACTCCACTACAGCATGAAGGAGAACCTAGACACCTTCCAGGAGGTCATCAAG CCCATGTTGGAACATGTCAGGGTTCACCCTGAGTTGGTCACAGGGACTCAGGACCATGAACTGGACCCATCCAG GTGGAAGTGTTACGAAGTGCACGACATTGTGATAGAGTGCTCCAGAGTGTCTCTGGACCCTCTGGAGTCTTCCTGTGAGGAGGACATTTACACCTCCCTGAGAGACCCaccgtcctcctcctcaggcTCCTCACCCTCACCCAGACCTCCTCCACTGTCCTTCCCCCTCCCTGTCCTGGACCTTACTTGCAGTCCTCACAACAACGAGAGCATCAGCAGTGCAG AAAGTTTAGTCTGtccttcactgtttggacgtccAACTCTGCCtcagctgacctttgacaccTGCGCACAG gttgatgatgtcacatggAGCCCCTCGTCTCATTGTGGTATGTCCACACCCCCACCTGAACCTGCTGCTACAGCCTCCACCCACCCTCTGAGCAGAACTGCATCCCTCTCAG GTGTGAAATGTCCCTCACTGGCCTCTGTCCCTTCAACACCATCTAGTGAAGAGAACCCAGATAGATGTCTGGCTCCAGACGGCAACAATCAG GTGAAGCTGCAGCCACTCACAGAGCTGGAGAGGTCATCCATCCAGCCAGTCATAGAGAGGGAGGGGAAAGGTCGGAGTGATGTCATCAACAATGGCAGTGAAG ATTTCAGATCAGAGGAATCACCCCTGCCTCccccctctgcctcctctcagCATTTGCTTGTCACGTCTACTCCCAACTGTGATACGTCACCCTCAGGCTCACTGTTCCCTCCTCCTTCGTCCAACTCACTGTGTTTTACCCCACCTAACCCCTCTAGCACCTCCACTCACCCATTTGAGGAAGGAGGCCCTGACCTCTTTCCCTCCTTCCATTTGGATCTGAACTCCGCTCCCTCCTATGAGCCCCTGTTTGATCTCGCTCTGCCTCAAGCTGCCTCACTCTTCATCCGGAAAAAGACACAG GAGATGTTGGAAAAAGCTCCAGGGcagcaggagaaggagggaggagtcGAGGGGGAGGACAGGGAGCAGGATCAAACCTCTGTCTCCCCTCTAGAGGTTTTGGACCAGTTAATTGTCCATGGACATGATGCCCATGAATGCCTTAGCAGGAG gttgTCAGCAGTGAATAAGTCAGTGGATCGTCATTTTGGAG GCCTGGCCTCGGGGGAGGAGCTTCAGTGTCTGAAGAGTCAGCTGTTGCTGATCCATAGTCAGCTTCAGTTTGAACGTTTCAAACGGCAGCAGCATGCCATCAGAAACCGCCGCCTGCTACGCAGAGTCATCAGTGCCACTGCGTTGGAGGAGCACAATGTCGCGATG AGAGCTCAGCTTTGTGTTCAGGATGAGGAGATTCGGTCTCTGAAGTTGAGTCTGAAGGAAGAGCAAAGACGTTACACACAACTGCAGCTGGACGCACATGCACAAACTAACCAGCTGCACAAGCACGTccaacaactgctgctgcagcaacagGACGCGCAGAGAGACAACCAGAGattgcag AGTGAGCTTCAAGAGTGTCAGACCAGGCTGAAAGTTCTAGAGGCGGAGCTTCAGAGGGCCAATAACAAGGCTAACAATGCTGAACACCAGCTGACTCAGCTATCACTCAAG CTGAGCAgcagtgagcagctgcagcagcagatctTCCTGTTGAACCAGCAGCTTGTACTGCTCAGAGAAACCAACCGAACTCTGACTAATCAGATAGAGGGAGGACCGGGCGACCACTGGACT GAGGCATCCATGCTGCAGTGCAGTGTGGGTAAAGAGTACCAGCATCTTAAAGACAGTGAtgtccagcagagacagaagcTAGAGGCAGCCACTCACAGGATAGCAGAGCTGGAGAACCAGCTGGCCAAGAAAGACCAGCTGATTCTGGATCAGAAGAAACTCTTTGAGGACATGAAGGCCCAGGGCAG agcGGAGCTCTCGGCCTGTGACAGTCGCTGTGTCGCCCTGCGGAGAGTCACCCAGAGCCTGCAGACTGAGATGCTTCACCTGTACAGTCAGGTACACCTCGCCATGGCTACAGACGGCCAACCTTGGGACATCGATGGCAG GCCAAATGGCAGCGGTGTGGTCTTACCTGTTGCTCAGAGCAGCCTCAGGCCCCGCCCATCCTCTGGTTCTGTTGGTATAATAAATGGAGCTCTAGAGGCTCTCTCCACCTCCCCCCTTCACCtcccctcctgctcctcctcccctctctccttgtctcctaTTGAATCCCCTCTGGCTGTTGGCTCTTATCTGGAGCAGCGAGCACGGGAACTGTTCAAACCGACCAATCACAGCccagatgaggaagaggaggagccacatgagagggaggaggaggaggaggaggaagaggagaaggaagaagaggaggacaacGAGGAGGAAGCCAAGCCAGAGATCCCTCCTTTTGGTCAAGAGATGGAGGAGACCATTATCCCTCCAAGGAGTCCTCAGCTGGTGCCCCCAAGCAAGGCTGCAGCTACCATCCATCCTCCCTCTAAACCTCCAGCCCCAAGTTCATGTCCTGCCCTCTCTGCAGACCTGACCCTAGCTGTTCGACAGAGGAGACACGAGCTGAGCATCATGGACTATGATGAGACACTGCCAGAGTACTGA